One Psychrosphaera aestuarii DNA window includes the following coding sequences:
- a CDS encoding methyltransferase family protein, with protein MKLEQKIPPLVLLAICALCMFLTNHVFADLNLTYSFNLIGLLLFGLIGISFALAGVVAFKIHKTTVNPVNTKNVSTLVNSGIYKHTRNPMYVGMLSVLIGYLIYLANPLNFVFTAFFVLYLNKYQIIPEEQFLEKLFGSDFITYKKTVRRWL; from the coding sequence ATGAAACTTGAGCAAAAAATCCCTCCGTTAGTTCTATTGGCCATATGTGCGTTGTGCATGTTTTTAACGAATCATGTTTTCGCCGATTTGAATCTGACTTATTCATTCAATTTAATTGGGCTATTGCTGTTTGGGCTTATTGGAATATCTTTCGCGTTAGCAGGTGTCGTGGCCTTTAAAATTCATAAAACCACCGTAAACCCAGTCAATACTAAAAATGTTTCCACGTTGGTGAATTCTGGTATTTATAAACACACTAGAAACCCAATGTATGTTGGTATGCTGTCGGTATTAATTGGCTATTTAATATATTTGGCCAACCCGTTAAATTTTGTTTTTACTGCTTTTTTTGTGTTGTATTTAAATAAATACCAGATCATCCCTGAAGAACAGTTTTTAGAGAAGCTATTTGGTAGTGATTTTATCACCTATAAAAAAACAGTAAGGCGTTGGCTTTAA
- a CDS encoding DUF4282 domain-containing protein — protein MKNIFVFDSMLTPKIITFIYWLMLLGCVISGLSAMFTQYGGGFFAGLGIIVFGSIGSRIWCELLIVLFKIHENLKTIAEK, from the coding sequence GTGAAAAACATTTTTGTTTTTGATTCAATGTTAACCCCTAAAATTATCACTTTTATTTATTGGCTTATGCTTTTAGGCTGTGTAATTTCCGGCTTGAGCGCAATGTTTACTCAATATGGTGGCGGATTTTTTGCAGGGTTAGGTATCATTGTTTTTGGTTCTATCGGATCAAGAATTTGGTGTGAGTTACTTATTGTTTTATTCAAGATCCACGAAAACCTAAAAACTATCGCGGAAAAGTAA
- a CDS encoding DEAD/DEAH box helicase: protein MAKIYVRNLHTNSADLRYNKTIIRQQLSIMASFAKLGLNKTLQSNTKTLGYSKPTYIQEKAIGAVLSGTDTYAIAPTGTGKTAAYLLPILQELSQVDYSEEQVRPIRALFLVPTRELALQVEESIGLYGKGLGLRTISIFGGVRMQSQANRFKRGTDILVATPKRLMDMLKAKTISLEKIQFFVMDEADRLVSMGIHSELKHMMALMPSKAQKVLFSATDSKALNKFSKEYQNRVKLIKGGDIQPALDQIVHTMYRVRREEKHEHLYALLKRLDSTRVLIFAHSKHEVNYLNKLLNEQGFVTTGIHNDISQKKRQQRLEGFKTGEFNYLVATDIVSRGIDIDDLYYVVNFDLPVNNNDYLHRVGRTARTKTNKLATKKAMATKEMQQTLSKQIVDENKSNFSSAPEEQNVINRNDINGHVFSLVGPDQERLVPLIIKAVGKDIKLERPTWRLER, encoded by the coding sequence GTGGCAAAAATTTACGTGCGCAATTTGCACACCAATTCGGCAGACTTGAGGTATAATAAAACCATTATTCGTCAACAATTGAGCATCATGGCATCTTTCGCAAAACTCGGACTTAACAAAACCCTTCAATCCAATACCAAAACATTAGGCTACAGTAAGCCTACTTACATCCAAGAAAAAGCCATTGGCGCGGTCCTATCAGGTACAGATACCTATGCGATTGCACCAACAGGAACGGGTAAAACGGCGGCGTATTTATTGCCGATTTTACAAGAGTTAAGTCAGGTTGATTATAGCGAAGAGCAAGTCAGACCGATCCGAGCATTGTTCTTAGTGCCAACTCGTGAGCTAGCCTTGCAGGTTGAAGAATCGATTGGCTTATATGGTAAAGGGCTAGGCCTTCGTACTATTAGTATTTTTGGTGGCGTTAGAATGCAATCGCAAGCGAATCGTTTTAAACGCGGAACCGATATTTTGGTTGCAACACCAAAACGTTTAATGGACATGCTAAAAGCAAAAACAATCTCACTTGAAAAGATTCAGTTTTTTGTAATGGATGAAGCAGATCGTTTAGTTAGTATGGGTATTCATAGCGAACTTAAACATATGATGGCGTTAATGCCTTCTAAAGCACAAAAAGTTCTGTTTTCGGCCACGGACTCAAAAGCACTAAACAAATTTAGTAAAGAATACCAAAACCGCGTGAAGCTGATTAAAGGTGGCGATATACAGCCCGCTCTCGATCAGATTGTCCATACTATGTATCGCGTTCGTCGTGAAGAAAAACACGAACATTTATATGCCTTGTTAAAACGTCTAGACAGCACACGTGTATTGATTTTTGCGCATAGCAAACATGAAGTGAACTACCTAAATAAGCTATTAAACGAACAAGGTTTTGTAACAACGGGTATTCACAATGACATTTCACAAAAAAAGCGTCAGCAACGACTAGAAGGTTTTAAAACAGGTGAGTTTAACTACCTAGTTGCAACCGACATTGTTTCGCGTGGTATCGATATTGATGATTTATATTATGTGGTTAACTTTGATTTGCCAGTTAACAATAACGACTACCTTCACCGAGTAGGTCGTACCGCAAGGACTAAAACAAACAAGCTGGCGACTAAAAAAGCTATGGCGACTAAAGAAATGCAACAAACGTTGTCTAAGCAAATCGTTGACGAGAACAAGTCTAACTTTAGTTCGGCGCCTGAAGAGCAAAATGTTATTAATCGAAATGACATCAATGGCCATGTTTTTTCACTAGTTGGCCCAGATCAAGAACGCCTAGTGCCGCTTATCATTAAAGCGGTAGGTAAAGACATCAAGCTAGAACGCCCTACTTGGAGACTTGAACGATAA
- a CDS encoding hybrid sensor histidine kinase/response regulator transcription factor has protein sequence MALLRTVLLFIFIYSASSAAQFLPNPNYTSYNIEDGLSNSMVYTIAQDGDGYMWFGTEDGLNRFDGQNFKVYRYNPTDANSLVGNSINQVYLAPDNSLWIATHNGISQYHKESDSFTRYDSSKGLSHNNIQSVLKVGNELWLGTDNGLNVVNITTQEVSTFPVSDNGNGTNHKSIRSLARQGNYIWIATWGGGLNRYDLTLKRFDYFRHDSNDDRSLSSDTVYTLFNTTENEIWIGTVLGGLSRFKADCECFERFNPNPEYQQLTVPNLAEGADSLWIATNNGLSQFSFKTQTFSNYPMLKPYELGNITRDVRSVFISRDGTIWLGSFQGGVIAIPAIGFAIQTYQYSEQAQNSLLSDDINSLMINNGYLWTGAVGGLYRYPISDDGRLGKAELVLDAFTLKIEPSHDGSFWLATNDGLYHLDAELNTLSHNDHSKLIPDIAGEGAVLDVVETTQGQIFVANWRGGLTTLVDEYQGDFKQVGVSGDARGIKANANIYALAEGLNNQLWVGTMNGVNRYDIETDMIHHYSLQLNEIQPQVTVYYLYVDGAELYLGTSNGVYQYQPSSDTFKHYPLPLKSHYIQAITKESQNIFWLSTFNGLYRWNKSTNQLKAFFKRDGLQSSEFNTKGVATGVDGSLYFSGIDGVSKIIPERLVQGDSAASLRWISPDSKALVSDALSLEFMASTDTIALEYFVDDYFQPEQRQFRYRLNEGKWINNGSASSIQLSGLAKGLYRIELQYSHDGIEWNNAQSNVNILVSPPYYQSDIALTLYFLLLIFTGYGYYRYRTSFLLRQKTQLQKTVDEKTAELASTLELKNQLFANISHELRTPITLINAPIEQLAQQPNLTEQQQKLIHLAQNNGKRLFGLVERILHLSKVEQKEKQVEPINIDDLLIRYVIAFGPLMQQKKIRLQQHLSSNAIIEADKEDLVSILENLLSNALKYTSVGGWVKLDSMLVDGKYQLIVENQHSGLAYEQTTKIFDRFERLGQSDSEQGFGLGLSLVRDICSQNGWKITCSSKTGSVAFTLTVDDFCIESNQESPAQRQIIELGAGKVASSNQEQQSILIVEDNDELRGFLVDLLSSDYKVSNAVNGSKGLEFAIEHIPDLIISDVMMPEMDGFSLVKALAEHDNTSHIPTILLTAKADEESELKGLELGAVDYIAKPFEARQLLLKVKNTLERQKLRFKTQQNHDEPVENIVSERDQKFIERFNLIVEKNYADNEFSVEKLVDSIAMSERQLQRKLKALFNQTPAEYIRNYRLLKAKELLLAGKSISLTSDLVGFNSSSYFSRSFKTAFGQSPKEFITQSPK, from the coding sequence ATGGCGTTACTACGGACGGTTTTACTTTTTATATTCATCTATTCGGCATCATCAGCCGCGCAATTTTTACCGAACCCTAACTACACCAGCTATAACATTGAAGATGGTTTATCAAATAGTATGGTATACACCATTGCTCAAGACGGTGATGGTTATATGTGGTTTGGTACAGAGGATGGGCTGAACCGTTTTGATGGTCAGAATTTCAAGGTATACCGCTATAATCCGACAGATGCAAATAGCTTGGTGGGAAATAGTATTAATCAAGTTTATCTGGCACCTGACAATTCTCTATGGATAGCGACCCATAATGGGATAAGCCAATACCATAAAGAGTCAGATAGTTTTACCAGATATGATAGCTCAAAAGGTCTGTCTCACAACAATATTCAATCAGTGCTGAAAGTAGGTAATGAGCTATGGTTAGGCACAGATAATGGGTTAAATGTAGTTAACATAACTACGCAAGAGGTATCGACTTTTCCTGTCAGTGATAATGGTAATGGAACCAATCATAAATCAATTCGTTCATTGGCAAGACAAGGTAATTATATTTGGATTGCGACTTGGGGTGGCGGTTTAAATCGCTATGACCTTACGTTAAAACGCTTTGATTACTTCCGTCATGATTCGAATGATGATCGCAGCCTGAGTTCTGATACAGTCTATACATTGTTTAATACGACTGAGAACGAAATTTGGATTGGCACTGTACTTGGTGGCTTAAGCCGATTTAAAGCAGATTGTGAGTGCTTTGAACGATTTAACCCAAATCCAGAGTATCAGCAGTTGACTGTACCTAACTTGGCTGAAGGCGCAGATTCGCTGTGGATTGCAACCAATAATGGTCTGAGCCAATTTTCATTTAAAACCCAAACGTTCAGCAATTACCCAATGCTTAAACCTTATGAGCTTGGCAATATCACCCGCGATGTTCGCTCAGTGTTTATAAGTCGTGATGGAACTATTTGGCTGGGCAGTTTTCAAGGTGGTGTGATAGCCATTCCTGCTATTGGTTTTGCAATTCAAACTTATCAGTATTCAGAACAGGCTCAAAATAGCCTTTTATCAGATGATATAAATTCATTAATGATCAACAATGGTTATCTCTGGACTGGCGCTGTTGGTGGCTTATATCGCTACCCAATTTCAGATGATGGTCGGCTGGGTAAAGCAGAGTTAGTGCTTGATGCCTTTACCCTAAAAATAGAACCGTCTCATGACGGCAGTTTTTGGCTGGCAACAAATGATGGTTTATATCATCTTGATGCTGAACTGAATACGCTCTCACATAATGACCATTCCAAACTAATACCTGATATTGCTGGGGAAGGCGCAGTTTTAGATGTAGTTGAAACTACACAAGGCCAGATCTTTGTTGCGAATTGGCGTGGTGGATTAACAACGCTGGTGGATGAATATCAGGGCGATTTTAAGCAAGTGGGTGTTAGTGGTGATGCACGAGGCATTAAAGCAAACGCCAATATATATGCTCTTGCTGAAGGGCTAAATAACCAACTTTGGGTTGGAACAATGAATGGGGTGAATCGGTATGATATCGAAACGGATATGATCCATCACTACTCATTACAGTTAAACGAAATCCAACCCCAAGTTACTGTGTACTATCTCTATGTCGATGGTGCAGAGCTATACCTTGGCACCAGCAACGGAGTTTATCAATATCAACCATCTTCAGATACGTTTAAGCATTATCCGTTACCGTTAAAAAGTCACTACATACAGGCTATAACCAAGGAGTCGCAAAACATCTTTTGGTTATCGACGTTTAATGGTCTGTATCGTTGGAACAAATCAACGAATCAACTAAAAGCATTCTTTAAACGCGATGGGTTACAAAGTAGTGAGTTTAATACCAAAGGTGTTGCAACTGGCGTCGATGGAAGCCTGTATTTTTCAGGCATTGATGGTGTTTCAAAAATTATTCCCGAGCGATTAGTGCAAGGTGATTCTGCCGCTAGTTTGAGATGGATTTCACCCGATAGCAAAGCATTAGTTAGTGATGCACTTAGTTTAGAGTTCATGGCGTCAACAGACACGATAGCACTTGAGTACTTCGTTGATGATTACTTTCAACCCGAACAACGCCAATTTAGGTATCGTTTAAATGAAGGGAAGTGGATTAATAATGGTAGTGCTAGCAGTATTCAACTCAGTGGTTTAGCAAAAGGCTTGTATCGCATTGAACTCCAATATTCACACGATGGAATAGAATGGAATAACGCACAAAGCAACGTAAATATCTTGGTGAGCCCACCTTATTATCAGTCAGATATTGCACTCACCCTATATTTCTTATTATTGATATTCACAGGCTATGGTTATTATCGGTATCGAACAAGCTTTCTATTAAGGCAAAAAACGCAACTTCAGAAAACAGTTGATGAAAAAACGGCTGAGCTAGCTTCTACGTTAGAGCTAAAAAATCAGCTGTTTGCCAATATATCTCATGAGCTTAGAACTCCTATTACTTTAATCAATGCACCAATTGAACAATTAGCTCAACAACCTAATTTAACTGAGCAGCAGCAAAAGCTTATTCATTTGGCTCAGAATAATGGCAAGCGATTATTTGGATTGGTTGAGCGGATATTGCACCTGAGTAAAGTTGAACAAAAAGAAAAGCAAGTTGAGCCTATTAATATCGATGACTTACTTATACGTTATGTGATTGCCTTTGGGCCTTTGATGCAGCAAAAGAAGATTAGACTACAACAACATCTTAGTAGTAATGCAATCATAGAAGCAGATAAAGAAGATCTGGTTTCGATACTTGAAAACCTGCTATCCAATGCATTGAAATACACAAGTGTTGGAGGTTGGGTAAAACTCGATTCAATGCTGGTCGATGGTAAATATCAGCTCATTGTTGAAAATCAACACTCAGGATTAGCATATGAGCAAACAACCAAAATATTCGATCGATTTGAACGCTTAGGGCAATCCGATTCTGAGCAAGGGTTTGGTTTGGGGTTATCGCTGGTAAGAGATATATGTAGCCAAAATGGTTGGAAGATAACCTGCTCAAGTAAAACAGGATCAGTCGCTTTTACTTTAACGGTTGATGATTTTTGCATAGAAAGCAACCAAGAGTCTCCAGCTCAAAGGCAAATAATAGAACTTGGTGCTGGTAAAGTAGCATCCAGCAATCAAGAACAACAATCAATACTGATTGTCGAAGACAATGATGAACTTCGTGGCTTCTTGGTTGATTTATTATCAAGTGATTACAAAGTTTCCAATGCAGTCAATGGTTCAAAAGGATTAGAGTTCGCCATTGAACACATTCCAGATTTGATAATCTCAGATGTCATGATGCCAGAAATGGATGGTTTCTCGTTAGTTAAAGCCCTTGCTGAGCATGATAATACCAGTCATATCCCAACTATATTATTAACAGCTAAAGCGGATGAAGAAAGTGAACTAAAAGGGCTCGAATTGGGGGCGGTAGACTACATAGCAAAACCCTTTGAAGCTCGTCAATTACTCCTAAAAGTTAAAAATACACTAGAGCGCCAGAAGCTAAGATTTAAAACTCAGCAAAATCATGATGAACCCGTTGAAAATATCGTTAGTGAGCGCGATCAAAAATTCATTGAGCGTTTCAATCTAATAGTCGAAAAAAATTATGCTGATAATGAATTCAGTGTCGAAAAGCTCGTTGATTCAATTGCCATGAGTGAAAGGCAGCTACAACGAAAGTTAAAGGCACTATTTAACCAAACGCCAGCCGAGTACATTCGAAATTACCGATTGCTAAAAGCAAAGGAACTCTTATTAGCAGGTAAATCCATTTCGTTAACTTCTGATTTAGTGGGCTTTAATTCTTCAAGTTATTTCAGCCGAAGTTTTAAAACGGCTTTCGGGCAGTCACCAAAAGAGTTTATAACTCAGTCACCTAAGTAA
- a CDS encoding choice-of-anchor B family protein produces MFKIVSAASLIFISFVVWSHAEHDKPRYVSTTGVDEGRCDKVATPCKTIGFAAAQSNKGDIVYVAAGNYYLTDVSDIFYLTGSLITVKGGYSPTDKYKSQSVTKNPTYIHGIPAEYHQVLSDKGFNPISDIKAMSEEKRIALDAKISAVKALSLSQKDMACVDNMAGDFQCNNMDLVAHVPLTAMSSTPGAGNDVWGHVDLNTDTEYALIGVRNGVAVFDLSDPSNPIEVGTVIGVSASWRDIKVYQYYDKANVRWAAYAYVSTDGANGGVAIIDLNDLPESVSLVKTDRSNARAHNVYISNVDYTTGVAINDYVSRLHVMGSPSYGGAHRSYSLANPENISSAYVPLDKSRNDYTHDGTSMVVTDERAQEQCNQASNLCDVFVDFNENEMRLWDQTVPSNTTELGSATYQGAQYVHSGWWSEDKKYIFLHDEQDELYNGINTTLYVFDVQDLTQPTYSGSWVGNTRAIDHNGYVRGNRYYMSNYEKGITILDITNPIAPVEVGNFDTFPVSNNNSFNGAWGVYPFLPSGLVLASDINSGLYILTDNTRDVAAGKIQLTESSYAAEEGNAVTFVVERVDGATGAVSVDYETLQLSADGDDFTASTGTLTWADGDTSSKEIDVLVTLDTDDDEFRERFKLKLFNVTGGVTLGQNKSAYGVIAGKGNYGQIDFTDEEVTAFEGLTDAQGNNQLSFSLTRSVSNTGAVSVTVGVAPTTSANATNELTFINDTVSWDDGELGSKTITVAVNNDDEAESLEQVILSITSATPSDASFVSEVLINLYDDDSNIAPSFAVSGASETLYSDYSLSSRISNVTDDANFPLTYLWEVTAGPDGATITDTDSATPTFNATAVGTYTVRVTISDIFNASTSAEFDLVLEAPPIIVIKTDDTSSSGSSMSYLLLSLSLLLLVFRRTRKELIKH; encoded by the coding sequence ATGTTTAAGATAGTATCGGCCGCAAGTCTTATTTTCATTAGTTTTGTTGTTTGGTCTCATGCCGAACACGACAAACCTAGATACGTGTCAACAACCGGGGTTGACGAAGGTCGATGCGACAAAGTTGCTACTCCTTGTAAAACCATAGGCTTTGCCGCTGCTCAATCAAACAAAGGCGATATTGTCTATGTCGCCGCAGGTAATTATTACCTTACCGACGTTTCCGACATTTTTTACCTTACTGGTTCTCTTATAACCGTTAAGGGTGGTTACTCTCCTACTGATAAATATAAAAGTCAAAGTGTTACTAAAAACCCAACTTACATTCATGGTATTCCAGCGGAGTATCACCAAGTATTAAGCGATAAAGGTTTTAATCCTATTTCTGATATAAAAGCCATGTCAGAAGAAAAACGCATCGCACTAGATGCAAAAATATCGGCGGTGAAGGCTTTAAGCTTGTCACAAAAAGACATGGCCTGTGTTGATAACATGGCTGGCGACTTTCAATGCAACAATATGGATCTAGTTGCACACGTACCGCTAACTGCAATGAGCAGTACACCTGGTGCAGGAAACGATGTGTGGGGACACGTCGATCTTAATACCGATACTGAATATGCCTTAATTGGCGTGCGTAACGGTGTTGCTGTATTTGATTTAAGTGATCCTTCTAATCCGATTGAAGTCGGCACGGTTATTGGCGTAAGTGCCTCATGGCGTGATATCAAGGTCTATCAATATTACGACAAAGCAAATGTTCGCTGGGCCGCTTACGCTTATGTGTCCACCGATGGGGCCAATGGTGGCGTTGCTATTATCGACTTAAATGATCTGCCTGAGTCAGTATCACTAGTTAAAACTGATCGCAGTAATGCCAGAGCGCATAACGTTTACATATCTAATGTTGATTACACCACGGGCGTAGCAATTAACGACTATGTTTCTCGTTTGCATGTCATGGGCTCTCCGTCTTATGGCGGTGCCCACCGTAGTTATTCGTTGGCTAACCCTGAAAATATTTCTTCGGCTTATGTACCGTTAGATAAATCGCGAAATGATTACACACATGACGGGACCTCGATGGTGGTCACAGATGAACGCGCTCAAGAGCAATGTAATCAAGCTTCTAATTTATGTGATGTGTTTGTCGACTTTAATGAAAATGAAATGCGCCTTTGGGACCAAACAGTTCCTTCAAACACCACAGAGCTTGGTTCGGCAACATATCAAGGTGCGCAATACGTGCATTCTGGTTGGTGGAGTGAAGATAAAAAATACATATTTTTGCATGACGAACAAGACGAACTTTATAACGGCATCAATACCACCTTGTACGTGTTTGATGTGCAAGATCTTACGCAACCTACCTATAGTGGTTCGTGGGTAGGCAATACACGGGCGATCGATCACAATGGTTATGTTCGTGGCAATCGTTATTACATGTCGAATTATGAAAAAGGCATTACCATTTTAGATATCACCAACCCAATTGCTCCGGTTGAAGTGGGTAACTTTGATACCTTTCCGGTGAGTAATAACAATAGTTTTAATGGTGCCTGGGGAGTTTATCCTTTTTTACCAAGTGGATTAGTTCTCGCTAGCGATATTAATTCAGGGTTATATATTTTAACCGACAATACTCGTGACGTAGCAGCCGGTAAAATCCAATTAACTGAGTCATCTTATGCTGCGGAAGAAGGTAACGCGGTGACCTTTGTTGTTGAACGAGTTGATGGCGCAACTGGCGCGGTCAGTGTTGATTATGAAACATTACAACTGTCTGCCGATGGTGATGACTTTACCGCTTCCACTGGCACTCTTACATGGGCAGATGGCGATACGAGTAGCAAAGAAATAGATGTTCTTGTTACCTTAGACACAGACGATGATGAATTTAGAGAACGCTTTAAGCTTAAGCTTTTTAATGTGACCGGTGGCGTAACGTTGGGACAAAACAAATCAGCTTATGGCGTTATTGCAGGCAAAGGTAATTATGGTCAAATTGACTTTACTGACGAGGAAGTAACGGCTTTTGAAGGTCTTACCGATGCACAAGGCAATAATCAGCTGAGCTTTAGCTTAACGCGCTCTGTGAGTAATACAGGTGCGGTTTCGGTAACCGTTGGCGTAGCGCCAACTACAAGTGCCAATGCGACTAATGAATTGACGTTTATTAATGACACTGTCAGTTGGGACGATGGTGAACTGGGCTCAAAAACAATTACCGTTGCGGTAAATAATGACGATGAAGCTGAATCGCTAGAACAAGTAATCTTGTCAATCACATCAGCAACACCTAGTGATGCCAGTTTTGTGTCAGAAGTTTTAATTAACTTATATGATGACGACTCCAACATCGCGCCTAGTTTTGCTGTGAGCGGTGCGTCTGAAACACTTTATAGTGACTATTCGCTAAGCTCTCGCATTAGTAACGTAACTGATGATGCTAACTTCCCGCTCACATATTTATGGGAAGTTACGGCAGGCCCAGACGGAGCGACCATAACTGATACCGACTCAGCCACGCCAACATTTAATGCGACAGCAGTTGGCACTTATACCGTTAGAGTTACAATCAGTGATATTTTTAACGCATCAACCTCAGCTGAATTTGATTTGGTATTAGAAGCACCACCAATTATTGTTATAAAAACTGATGACACATCAAGTAGTGGCTCAAGTATGTCGTATTTATTGTTGTCATTGAGCTTATTATTGCTAGTTTTTAGAAGAACAAGAAAAGAATTGATTAAACATTAA